One Ictalurus punctatus breed USDA103 chromosome 10, Coco_2.0, whole genome shotgun sequence genomic region harbors:
- the polr2l gene encoding DNA-directed RNA polymerases I, II, and III subunit RPABC5: MIIPIRCFTCGKIVGNKWEAYLGLLQAEYTEGDALDALGLKRYCCRRMLLSHVDLIEKLLNYAPLEK, from the exons ATGATTATCCCGATCCGCTGCTTCACCTGTGGGAAGATTGTCGGGAACAAGTGGGAGGCTTACCTGGGTCTCCTCCAGGCTGAATACACagaggg GGACGCTCTGGACGCACTGGGCTTGAAGAGGTACTGCTGCCGCAGGATGCTGCTGTCTCACGTCGATCTGATCGAGAAACTGCTGAACTATGCGCCGCTGGAGAAATAA